Proteins encoded in a region of the Thermocaproicibacter melissae genome:
- the ispF gene encoding 2-C-methyl-D-erythritol 2,4-cyclodiphosphate synthase — protein MRIGHGYDVHRFAEGRKLILGGVEIPAEKGLLGHSDADVLTHAIMDALLGAAALGDIGTHFPDNDPAYAGADSLKLLAKVCSLLAEKNLRLGNIDATIIAQAPKLKPYIMEMRNNIARVCGVPADSVSVKATTEEGLGFTGNKEGIAAHAVCLLEQL, from the coding sequence ATGAGAATCGGTCATGGATATGACGTGCATCGGTTTGCCGAGGGAAGAAAATTGATTCTCGGCGGCGTTGAGATTCCAGCCGAAAAGGGGCTTCTGGGCCATTCGGATGCCGATGTCCTCACGCACGCGATTATGGATGCCCTGCTCGGCGCCGCGGCGCTCGGCGACATCGGAACCCATTTCCCGGACAATGACCCGGCTTATGCCGGTGCGGACAGCCTGAAGCTGCTGGCGAAGGTTTGCTCGCTGCTGGCCGAAAAGAACCTGCGCTTGGGGAACATCGACGCGACAATTATTGCACAGGCACCGAAGCTCAAACCGTATATTATGGAGATGCGGAATAACATCGCAAGAGTATGCGGCGTGCCCGCCGACAGCGTCAGCGTGAAGGCAACCACGGAAGAAGGTCTCGGATTTACCGGAAACAAGGAGGGAATTGCAGCACACGCGGTTTGCCTTCTGGAACAGCTATAA
- a CDS encoding CdaR family protein has product MKKDKQPKIKKRFKWNRLFYNNRFVAVISVLLAIVLWFVVACTNTEDHPRAIVGVPLKITLSDAAQSEGLKVFRPTNTTASVYVKGNAAVVFQLQASDLVAYVPSASSITTPGNYSLPVAVRNSETNLGRTAYTVDHTDPEVVSFMVDRYREKTFNIESDITYKGGLKTDPSYFVGSPVLTSDTVTIAGPEKEVNQVNRVAYQYEVTNTPTDSLQFTATLVLFDANGNKLDKGNMTVTPEKVDVTIPVLPRKTMTVTATFANKPSGLTLSADQISIQPSTIDVAAPKTVLDNMMGTISLDPIDFSLISPTHNSFDANITLPSSCKNLSSSPTAHVTLDLSNMATKQLVASVFNVKNVGTDRNATVRTTGLSVTAVGPPEELAKLTDTSVIGSVDLSDKQNFTGQTEAPVTFTISNSTKCWIYGNYKVSVTIASKNS; this is encoded by the coding sequence ATGAAAAAGGACAAGCAGCCGAAAATTAAGAAACGCTTTAAGTGGAATCGCCTGTTCTACAACAATCGCTTTGTTGCTGTGATTTCTGTGCTGTTGGCAATTGTTCTATGGTTCGTTGTGGCCTGCACCAACACAGAAGATCACCCGCGGGCGATTGTAGGTGTCCCGCTGAAGATTACGCTTTCCGATGCCGCGCAGAGCGAGGGATTGAAGGTTTTCCGCCCGACGAACACGACCGCCTCGGTTTATGTGAAGGGAAATGCTGCGGTCGTATTTCAACTACAGGCTTCCGACTTGGTTGCCTATGTTCCGTCTGCCTCAAGCATCACGACCCCCGGAAACTATTCGCTGCCGGTTGCCGTGCGGAATTCGGAAACGAACCTCGGGCGTACGGCGTATACGGTGGACCACACGGATCCGGAGGTTGTCAGCTTCATGGTGGACCGCTACCGGGAAAAGACATTCAACATTGAAAGCGATATTACCTACAAAGGCGGGCTGAAAACCGACCCCTCTTATTTTGTCGGTTCCCCTGTTCTGACTTCCGACACCGTCACCATTGCCGGTCCGGAAAAAGAAGTCAACCAGGTGAACCGTGTGGCGTATCAATATGAGGTGACAAACACGCCGACGGATTCCTTGCAGTTTACTGCGACGCTTGTGCTGTTTGATGCGAACGGCAATAAACTGGACAAAGGAAACATGACAGTTACCCCCGAAAAGGTAGACGTCACGATTCCCGTTTTGCCGCGCAAGACCATGACGGTTACCGCGACCTTTGCAAATAAACCGTCCGGTCTGACACTCAGTGCCGACCAGATTAGTATTCAGCCCAGCACCATCGACGTCGCAGCGCCGAAAACCGTGCTTGACAATATGATGGGCACAATATCGCTTGACCCAATTGATTTTTCCTTAATCAGCCCGACACACAATTCGTTTGACGCAAACATTACGCTGCCCTCATCCTGCAAGAATCTCAGCAGTTCGCCGACCGCTCATGTTACGTTGGATCTTAGCAACATGGCAACGAAGCAGCTTGTGGCGTCTGTTTTCAACGTGAAGAATGTGGGCACCGACCGGAACGCCACCGTGCGCACGACGGGGCTTTCCGTCACCGCCGTAGGACCGCCGGAGGAACTCGCAAAACTGACCGATACCAGCGTCATCGGCAGTGTTGACCTTTCGGATAAGCAGAATTTCACCGGTCAGACGGAAGCACCGGTTACGTTTACAATCAGCAATTCCACCAAGTGCTGGATTTACGGAAACTACAAGGTTTCCGTAACCATTGCCAGCAAGAACTCATAA
- a CDS encoding radical SAM protein: MIQEACTLCPRRCGARRTAESGSGRCGMGTDPVIARAALHFWEEPCISGTRGSGAVFFTGCPLGCVFCQNYSISTVKEVGKRVTPKELSEIFQKLEEQGAHNINLVTPTHFVPAILEALSIRKPSVPVVYNCGGYETLETLRMLEGYVDIYLPDFKYIQPELAASLSGAPDYPETAKAAILEMVRQTGPAVYDEAGMMQRGTVVRHLILPGHTKNSIAVLDWLAANLPDGVPVSVMAQYVPCGKAADFPPLGRRITAREYEKVQNRLFELGLDGYIQERESASKSFIPPFDLRGVT; encoded by the coding sequence ATGATTCAAGAAGCCTGCACGCTTTGCCCGCGCCGCTGCGGAGCCCGCCGTACAGCGGAGAGCGGCAGCGGAAGGTGCGGAATGGGTACAGACCCCGTAATTGCGCGCGCGGCGCTGCATTTCTGGGAGGAACCTTGCATCAGCGGAACACGCGGTTCCGGCGCCGTCTTTTTCACCGGGTGCCCGCTTGGGTGCGTCTTTTGCCAGAACTATTCCATCAGCACAGTCAAAGAAGTGGGAAAACGGGTTACGCCGAAAGAGCTTTCCGAAATCTTTCAGAAGCTGGAGGAACAGGGCGCACATAATATCAATCTCGTAACACCGACGCATTTTGTCCCAGCCATCCTAGAAGCGCTTTCGATTCGCAAACCGTCTGTGCCAGTGGTTTACAACTGCGGCGGATACGAAACACTGGAGACCCTCCGCATGCTGGAAGGCTATGTGGATATTTACCTTCCGGATTTTAAGTACATACAACCGGAGTTGGCGGCGTCGCTTTCCGGTGCGCCGGATTACCCCGAAACGGCGAAGGCGGCGATTCTCGAAATGGTGCGCCAGACCGGGCCTGCGGTCTATGACGAGGCAGGCATGATGCAGCGGGGAACCGTGGTGCGGCACCTCATTCTGCCGGGGCATACCAAAAATTCGATTGCGGTTTTGGACTGGCTTGCCGCGAACCTGCCGGACGGGGTGCCCGTCAGCGTGATGGCGCAGTATGTTCCGTGCGGCAAAGCCGCCGATTTTCCTCCCTTAGGGCGCAGAATCACCGCGAGGGAATATGAGAAGGTGCAGAACCGTCTGTTTGAGCTGGGTCTTGACGGTTATATTCAGGAGCGTGAATCCGCAAGCAAATCGTTTATTCCGCCGTTTGACCTAAGAGGTGTTACCTGA
- a CDS encoding acyl-CoA thioesterase, producing the protein MKKDYLATPELPAKRVSDSEIEQVQPVFKAHLNSQNRLFGGQLVAWIDIVAGAVARRHCNRNVTTAVIDSLQFKEPVFPDDVVVLYGRMTYVGKTSMEVRVDSYVEALDGNRKLVNTAYLVLVALDENGKPTPVPRLICETPAEKAEWEAGEKRRQLREKRRSEMF; encoded by the coding sequence ATGAAAAAAGATTATTTAGCAACACCGGAGCTGCCTGCAAAACGTGTTAGCGATTCTGAAATTGAGCAGGTGCAGCCCGTTTTTAAAGCTCATCTGAATTCGCAGAATCGTCTGTTCGGCGGGCAGCTCGTTGCATGGATTGACATTGTTGCCGGCGCTGTCGCACGCCGCCACTGCAACCGCAACGTTACAACCGCCGTCATCGACAGCCTGCAGTTCAAAGAACCCGTTTTCCCCGATGACGTCGTCGTTCTTTACGGACGAATGACCTATGTGGGCAAAACCTCCATGGAAGTTCGGGTCGACAGCTATGTGGAAGCCCTCGACGGCAACCGGAAACTTGTAAACACCGCATATCTTGTACTTGTGGCACTTGACGAAAACGGCAAGCCGACACCCGTGCCGCGGCTGATTTGCGAAACACCGGCCGAAAAAGCCGAGTGGGAAGCCGGTGAAAAACGCCGCCAGCTCCGCGAAAAACGGCGCTCCGAGATGTTTTAG
- a CDS encoding putative Se/S carrier-like protein: MGRPMILIGSVTYAMKGQRLLAHYGIRSSVERIYHNSDGRGCGYGLYVPIRTDEAERILRQSGIPVAGRDVWEG; encoded by the coding sequence GTGGGAAGACCTATGATTCTCATTGGATCAGTCACCTATGCGATGAAAGGGCAAAGACTTCTTGCCCATTACGGAATTCGTTCAAGTGTCGAAAGGATTTATCATAATTCGGACGGCCGTGGCTGCGGCTACGGACTTTATGTGCCGATTCGCACAGATGAAGCAGAACGGATTCTACGCCAGTCCGGAATACCCGTGGCTGGACGTGACGTGTGGGAGGGCTGA
- a CDS encoding aminotransferase class V-fold PLP-dependent enzyme, with protein MIYLDNAATTYPKPREVRAAVANALVRYGANPGRAGHSLAMASSEEIFRCRSDAAEFFHAPGPECVAFTLNCTHAMNYVIKGLLKPGDHVVISCLEHNAVIRPLHALKAFDITYTEARVYPGDNDSTVNSFRKALRPNTKLVICTHASNVWGIRLPVERIAALVHQYEIPIAVDCAQTAGLLPIDLQDSKIDYLCVAGHKGLYGPMGTGMLITAKGSSLATLIEGGTGTESINPVQPSGMPERMESGTLNMTGIAGLRAGIGFVRRHGIQRIFNHEISLMRELHRQLAAMDGVVLYTPAPDPKYYVPVLSFNIRGMQSEIVGRQLNELGVAVRAGLHCAPAAHRFMGTIETGAVRVCPSAFTTMQDIQGAANAVKRILVKKRQTKH; from the coding sequence ATGATTTACCTTGATAATGCTGCTACTACTTATCCGAAACCGCGTGAAGTGCGTGCAGCCGTGGCGAACGCACTGGTTCGGTACGGAGCGAACCCGGGAAGAGCGGGCCACAGCTTGGCAATGGCTTCTTCCGAAGAGATTTTCCGCTGCAGAAGCGACGCGGCGGAATTTTTCCATGCACCCGGCCCGGAATGCGTGGCGTTCACTTTGAACTGCACGCATGCCATGAACTATGTGATTAAGGGGCTGCTGAAACCGGGTGACCATGTCGTCATTTCCTGCTTGGAACACAATGCGGTCATTCGTCCGCTTCATGCTTTGAAAGCATTCGACATAACCTATACCGAGGCTCGTGTTTACCCCGGCGACAACGACAGTACGGTAAATTCGTTCCGCAAAGCGCTGCGCCCAAATACCAAGCTTGTCATCTGCACTCATGCATCGAATGTGTGGGGAATTCGTCTGCCGGTGGAGCGCATTGCCGCGCTTGTGCATCAGTATGAAATTCCGATTGCCGTAGACTGTGCCCAGACGGCCGGTTTGCTGCCGATTGACTTGCAGGACAGCAAGATTGATTACCTCTGCGTAGCCGGGCACAAAGGCCTTTACGGCCCCATGGGGACCGGTATGCTCATTACGGCGAAAGGTTCCTCGCTCGCAACGCTGATTGAGGGCGGAACCGGCACGGAATCTATCAACCCTGTGCAGCCTTCCGGCATGCCGGAACGCATGGAGAGCGGAACCCTGAATATGACGGGAATTGCAGGCCTAAGGGCAGGAATCGGTTTTGTGCGCCGCCACGGAATCCAAAGAATTTTTAACCATGAAATCTCTTTGATGCGTGAACTGCACCGCCAGCTGGCTGCGATGGACGGCGTTGTGCTTTATACTCCGGCGCCTGACCCGAAATACTATGTTCCGGTTCTGTCCTTCAACATCCGCGGAATGCAGAGCGAGATAGTCGGCCGTCAGCTGAACGAGTTAGGCGTTGCGGTTCGTGCCGGACTGCATTGCGCACCCGCTGCTCACCGCTTTATGGGAACAATCGAGACAGGAGCCGTAAGGGTCTGCCCGTCTGCGTTTACGACCATGCAGGATATTCAGGGCGCCGCGAATGCCGTAAAAAGAATCTTAGTCAAAAAAAGACAGACAAAGCATTGA
- a CDS encoding sigma-70 family RNA polymerase sigma factor, which produces MMKLKSSHFPGVMDLSAHRIDSLTACDDAQLAALVKEGNAEAFAELTERYISFIRAKVSPYHAAGVESEDLCQEGLLGLLLAAESYNPERSASFRTYADVCISNRVIMAYRSAMGKKNSPLSNFVSLSGEDAPDFPADCSADPQVLVDNRESFEIFQKRLEQLLTPMEQKALRLYLSGCSYREIAEKMSVTEKAADNALQRVRSKLKHAY; this is translated from the coding sequence ATGATGAAACTCAAATCATCGCATTTTCCGGGGGTGATGGATTTGTCCGCCCACAGAATCGACAGTCTTACAGCCTGCGACGATGCGCAGTTGGCGGCGCTCGTTAAGGAAGGAAACGCAGAGGCATTTGCCGAGCTGACGGAGCGCTACATCTCCTTTATTCGGGCAAAGGTTTCCCCTTACCATGCTGCCGGTGTGGAATCAGAGGATCTGTGCCAAGAGGGCCTCTTGGGCCTTCTCCTTGCCGCGGAGAGTTATAATCCGGAGCGCAGCGCCTCGTTCCGCACCTACGCGGATGTTTGTATTTCAAACCGCGTCATCATGGCCTACCGTTCCGCGATGGGCAAGAAAAACAGTCCGCTGAGCAATTTCGTTTCGCTCAGCGGGGAAGATGCGCCGGATTTTCCTGCGGACTGTTCCGCGGACCCGCAGGTCCTTGTTGACAACCGAGAAAGCTTTGAAATTTTTCAGAAACGCTTGGAGCAGCTTTTGACACCTATGGAGCAGAAAGCCCTCCGGCTTTATCTCAGCGGCTGCAGCTACCGCGAGATTGCAGAAAAAATGTCCGTCACCGAAAAGGCGGCGGACAATGCCCTTCAAAGAGTGCGCAGCAAACTGAAACACGCCTACTAA
- a CDS encoding cell wall hydrolase, protein MPYTTRELLARLLMCEADGEGYTGMQAVASVIVNRTNVPYGEFFRVSKGGDMRAIITQAGQFTCMKEVVGGAYNPQNIYNMVPNDTHYEIADWAMANGTLNAVANSLFYFNPFKPSCIQYFPPNQTGQFLTRIGQHCFYIPTEKYAKT, encoded by the coding sequence ATGCCATACACGACTCGCGAACTTTTGGCGCGGCTGCTGATGTGCGAAGCAGACGGCGAGGGCTACACCGGAATGCAGGCCGTCGCTTCGGTTATTGTAAACCGCACCAATGTGCCTTACGGCGAGTTTTTCCGCGTCAGCAAAGGCGGAGATATGCGTGCCATCATCACCCAGGCCGGTCAGTTCACCTGCATGAAAGAAGTTGTGGGAGGGGCCTATAATCCACAAAACATATACAACATGGTCCCCAATGATACTCATTATGAGATTGCAGACTGGGCCATGGCCAACGGTACGCTGAACGCTGTTGCGAACTCGCTGTTTTATTTCAATCCTTTCAAACCGTCTTGTATTCAGTATTTTCCGCCAAACCAAACAGGTCAGTTCCTGACACGAATCGGTCAGCACTGCTTCTATATTCCAACTGAAAAATACGCGAAAACCTAG
- the ispD gene encoding 2-C-methyl-D-erythritol 4-phosphate cytidylyltransferase: MSNGNQCCAVILAAGASTRMNLSVGKQFFPLLGMPSVARTILAFEKAGEIGSIVVVCREEELDQMRIIARGIDAKKIISIVPGGETRQQSAAAGLAAVPHEAELVAVHDGARPLVRPEEIDACVADAREHGASALAVPVKDTIKITDSAGFIDSTPDRSCLWAVQTPQVFRRSDYEAAMRRAQEENADYTDDCQLLEHMGVRVHLCRGSYENIKLTTQDDIITAETILRRREESV, translated from the coding sequence TTGAGTAACGGAAATCAGTGCTGTGCGGTAATTCTTGCCGCAGGCGCTTCCACAAGAATGAATCTTTCTGTTGGAAAACAATTTTTTCCCCTTCTCGGAATGCCGTCTGTCGCTCGGACGATTTTGGCGTTCGAAAAGGCAGGCGAAATCGGTTCAATCGTCGTCGTCTGCCGGGAAGAGGAGCTTGACCAAATGCGAATCATCGCACGCGGAATCGACGCGAAAAAAATCATCTCCATTGTCCCCGGCGGGGAAACACGCCAGCAGTCCGCCGCCGCGGGCCTTGCGGCTGTTCCGCACGAAGCGGAGCTTGTGGCGGTGCACGACGGTGCCCGTCCGCTTGTCCGCCCGGAGGAGATTGACGCCTGCGTTGCGGACGCGCGTGAACATGGCGCATCTGCCCTTGCCGTTCCGGTCAAGGACACCATTAAGATAACGGACAGCGCCGGCTTTATCGATTCCACGCCGGACCGCAGCTGCCTTTGGGCGGTCCAGACGCCGCAGGTGTTCCGCCGCAGCGATTATGAAGCCGCCATGCGCCGGGCGCAGGAGGAAAACGCAGATTACACCGATGACTGCCAGCTTCTCGAGCATATGGGCGTTCGAGTCCATCTCTGCCGCGGAAGCTACGAGAATATCAAGCTGACAACGCAGGACGATATCATCACCGCAGAGACCATTCTGCGGCGCAGGGAGGAATCGGTATGA
- a CDS encoding GatB/YqeY domain-containing protein has protein sequence MSKIYEVRAEMVKAMKSGDKQRKDVLSLLLSQLKAKQIDKQADLTEAEENEVVRKEIKQVKETLETTPKDREDILSKSRFALSVLEEFAPKEMSEEEIRKTIQSVLASLGITAPTPKDRGRIMKELMPQVKGRADGAVVSRIVGEICSGK, from the coding sequence ATGTCGAAAATCTATGAAGTACGTGCGGAAATGGTAAAGGCTATGAAGAGCGGCGACAAACAGCGGAAAGACGTTCTTTCACTGCTTCTCTCTCAGCTGAAGGCAAAACAGATCGATAAGCAGGCAGACCTGACGGAAGCCGAGGAAAACGAAGTCGTTCGCAAAGAAATCAAGCAAGTGAAGGAAACCTTGGAAACCACACCGAAAGACCGCGAAGATATTCTGAGCAAGAGCAGGTTTGCGCTTTCCGTTCTTGAGGAATTTGCCCCGAAAGAAATGAGCGAAGAGGAAATCCGCAAGACGATTCAGAGCGTTCTCGCTTCACTCGGCATTACGGCACCTACCCCGAAAGATCGCGGGCGCATCATGAAGGAACTCATGCCGCAGGTCAAGGGCCGTGCCGACGGTGCAGTCGTCAGCCGCATTGTCGGGGAGATTTGTTCGGGCAAATAA
- the cdaA gene encoding diadenylate cyclase CdaA, producing MDEIIAAWHLFLQMLRQFSWNDALDIILVSFIIYNAIKLVRETRAGQLVKGIIILLVVWGLATLLKLTMMRTLMVYLFQYALILVMIVFQPEIRRALEQIGRSEFGRKSWLGGGTSEEIYRRNRLCINAVVEAAVQMSKQKTGALMVFEMKTKLGDIIDTGTIINALPSVPLICNIFFNKAPLHDGAMILRDGMVYAAGCILPLTKSDRVAIELGTRHRAAIGMSENSDAVIVVVSEETGQISVVSNGVITRNYTRETLQSELESRLLAESTEEKDEKKQSRFPSFRRGKKQ from the coding sequence ATGGATGAAATCATTGCGGCGTGGCATCTCTTCCTCCAGATGCTCCGGCAGTTCAGTTGGAATGATGCACTGGATATCATACTCGTTTCCTTCATCATTTACAACGCAATCAAGCTTGTGCGTGAAACGCGCGCGGGGCAGCTGGTCAAGGGCATAATCATTCTTCTGGTAGTGTGGGGCCTTGCCACTCTGCTGAAACTGACCATGATGAGGACACTCATGGTGTATCTGTTTCAGTATGCACTGATTCTCGTGATGATTGTCTTTCAGCCGGAGATACGGCGCGCGCTTGAACAAATCGGGCGAAGCGAATTCGGCCGAAAATCTTGGCTGGGCGGCGGAACTTCCGAGGAAATTTACCGCAGGAACCGCCTCTGCATCAATGCGGTTGTGGAAGCCGCAGTCCAAATGTCCAAACAAAAGACAGGTGCCCTGATGGTGTTTGAAATGAAAACAAAGCTCGGTGACATCATCGACACGGGAACGATTATCAATGCCCTTCCGAGCGTGCCGCTCATCTGCAATATCTTTTTCAACAAGGCACCTCTGCACGACGGTGCCATGATTCTGCGCGACGGCATGGTCTATGCCGCTGGATGCATTCTTCCGCTGACAAAGAGCGACAGGGTTGCGATTGAACTCGGAACGCGGCACCGTGCCGCAATCGGCATGAGCGAAAATTCCGATGCGGTCATCGTTGTCGTTTCCGAGGAAACCGGCCAGATCTCTGTTGTTTCAAACGGAGTCATTACTAGAAATTACACACGGGAAACGCTTCAAAGTGAACTTGAATCTCGTTTGCTGGCGGAGAGCACCGAGGAAAAGGACGAGAAAAAGCAAAGTCGTTTTCCCTCATTCAGAAGGGGGAAAAAGCAATGA
- the pgeF gene encoding peptidoglycan editing factor PgeF: protein MQFDAKNMELHNSGGVQYLTFPSFSTYSFVRHAFSTRAGGVSQNEFSSMNLGFGRGDSDENVLENYRRFCNAVGFNFNSLVSSAQDHHTNIRRVGKEHCGIGIWKPKDMQSVDGLITNEPGVTLVTHYADCVPIFLLDPVKHAVGLAHAGWRGTVARIASAAVEAMTREFGSRPQDMLAGIGPSIGPCCFEVDAPVRDAFAQLTDLNPQELIHDDGNGKFHIDLWETNRRILMRAGLKASSITVAEICTKCNSNLLFSHRATGGKRGGLAAFLALTEEAEA from the coding sequence ATGCAATTCGATGCAAAAAATATGGAGCTTCATAACAGCGGCGGGGTGCAATACCTTACATTCCCGTCGTTTTCCACATATTCCTTCGTGCGACATGCGTTTTCCACACGTGCCGGCGGAGTCAGTCAAAATGAGTTTTCTTCCATGAACCTCGGGTTCGGAAGAGGAGACAGCGATGAAAATGTTCTGGAAAACTACCGCCGTTTCTGCAACGCAGTCGGTTTCAATTTCAATTCGCTTGTTTCGTCCGCACAGGATCATCATACAAACATTCGCCGCGTGGGGAAAGAGCATTGCGGCATCGGAATTTGGAAGCCGAAGGATATGCAGAGCGTAGACGGGCTGATTACCAATGAGCCGGGTGTTACGCTTGTCACCCATTATGCAGACTGCGTTCCGATTTTCCTCTTGGACCCGGTAAAGCACGCCGTTGGGCTTGCCCATGCGGGGTGGCGCGGAACGGTGGCACGGATTGCCTCTGCGGCCGTAGAGGCAATGACGCGCGAGTTCGGCAGCCGCCCGCAGGATATGCTGGCGGGGATTGGCCCCTCCATCGGGCCGTGCTGCTTTGAGGTGGATGCTCCTGTTCGCGATGCGTTTGCGCAGCTGACGGATTTAAACCCGCAGGAATTGATTCACGACGACGGAAACGGGAAGTTTCACATTGATCTTTGGGAGACAAACCGCCGTATCCTGATGCGTGCGGGGCTGAAGGCTTCTTCCATTACGGTGGCGGAAATCTGCACGAAGTGCAATTCCAACCTGCTGTTCTCGCACCGCGCGACCGGCGGAAAACGGGGCGGCCTTGCTGCCTTCCTTGCACTGACCGAGGAGGCGGAAGCATGA
- a CDS encoding polysaccharide deacetylase family protein — MFVSFRISRTVLAVCTAVAVLICTGVAFAVNASAVDASAAPTDVPAGSIKLPVLMYHSMLKEQKRLGKYVISPDEFEGDLHYLKENGYQTVNVQDLIQYVKIGTPLPAKPIMLTFDDGYYNNYTYAYPLAKKYGAKIIIAPVGSYTDQFSKKDSGHPSYSYLTWDQITEMMSSGLVEFQNHSYNLHTTKGRLGAQKCWGEDFQAYKDILQNDVGKMQTELELNTGFRPTAFVYPFGAVSDCSDSILREMGFQATFTCLEKMNYITRDPDCLFSLGCFLRPSGISSEAYFRKIGLVSN; from the coding sequence ATGTTTGTTTCGTTTCGCATCAGCCGTACCGTTCTGGCAGTCTGCACTGCCGTCGCCGTTTTAATCTGTACTGGGGTTGCTTTTGCCGTGAATGCTTCCGCCGTAGATGCTTCCGCTGCCCCCACAGATGTTCCCGCTGGCAGCATCAAGCTTCCGGTCCTTATGTACCACAGTATGCTGAAGGAGCAAAAACGTCTCGGCAAATATGTCATTTCACCCGATGAGTTTGAAGGAGATTTGCACTATTTGAAAGAAAACGGATACCAGACTGTCAACGTACAGGACTTGATTCAATATGTCAAAATAGGCACCCCGCTCCCTGCAAAGCCGATTATGCTGACTTTCGATGACGGGTACTATAACAATTATACTTATGCTTACCCGCTGGCAAAAAAATACGGCGCAAAGATTATCATTGCGCCGGTTGGTTCTTATACGGATCAATTTTCAAAGAAAGATTCCGGTCACCCCAGCTATTCCTACCTGACTTGGGACCAGATTACGGAGATGATGTCTTCCGGCCTTGTGGAGTTCCAGAACCACAGCTACAACCTCCACACCACCAAGGGACGCCTCGGAGCGCAGAAGTGCTGGGGGGAAGATTTTCAGGCCTACAAAGATATCCTGCAGAATGATGTGGGAAAGATGCAGACGGAGCTGGAGTTAAACACCGGGTTCCGGCCGACTGCATTTGTCTACCCGTTCGGAGCTGTAAGTGACTGCTCCGATTCGATTCTGCGGGAAATGGGCTTTCAGGCGACATTTACATGCTTGGAGAAAATGAACTACATTACGAGAGACCCAGACTGCCTTTTTTCCTTAGGGTGTTTTCTGAGGCCGTCCGGCATCTCCAGCGAGGCTTACTTCCGAAAAATCGGGCTTGTCAGTAATTGA